From the genome of Phoenix dactylifera cultivar Barhee BC4 chromosome 17, palm_55x_up_171113_PBpolish2nd_filt_p, whole genome shotgun sequence:
CAGATTTTAAGGAAATCTTGGTTCGAAGAAACAGCCCTTTGTTCacttttctttaatttcttcttcttgtttataGGAAGAGAGGAGATAGAGAGAACCTCGGAAGGGGTTTTTATGTGAAGAACGAGGATGGAGGCGAGCAAAGCCAGCAGCGAAAGCGCCCTCCATCCCAGTGGCTCCATCCTCTCTCGTCCCCTACGACTCCAACGCtctcgcctctctctctctctctctctctctctctctctctcttatctgaagagggaagagggaagagggaagagggattTCTTCGGCTCTTCGCTGGTGCTTGAAACGAGATACGGTAAATTCTGCGACGCAGACATCCTCTTCCAAAATAAGCGGGAGCCAATAGCCATCCTTTTCTGAAATGCATAACGTGGCAGCCATCCGGATCTATGCGATGCAAAACATACACCGCACCTCATCTTCGATTCAATTAATCCCTACCGTCCAATCAAGAAAGCGTGACATCTGATTGCCAAGAGCGTACAAGAAAGCGGAGAGCGCTGATTAGACTGCCCGTGACGGGGAGTCGGATTCCACCTCTTTCCCCTCGAGAATATTCAGGTGCCCACTCCACAGCTTCGAGGAAAGGAATCAATGATGGAATCTTAAAGAAACAatactatatataaaaaaataaaaaaagctaATAAAAAATTTTTCCTACATAAACAtctttctaaatatcaaattttacataaatattctcctaaaatttatatttacatatataccctcataaaaatacttatcttactattctatttttttcatatatacCCAGGCACCTAACGccgttaaataattaataattttaaattaaaataactaaaatacctTTAATAACATatgtgaaaaaaatatttataaaataattacggtaaaaaaattaatttcaaaattttattttatttgaattaaaataaatatgatttttattaatgatGTTAGAAGAATTGTtatattagaatcattaatgcaaaataatattttatatgaataaaaaataaatataaattttaaaaaatatttacgtaaatttaaatttttagaagaatattcaaaaaaaaaattaataaagaacCTAACAAAATGGCAAAAAAATTTGTGCGGGACAAGCTGATGGTGGTAATAATGATAATCTCGCCACTGATTTCACTGTTATGATAAGGACGGCTAGTATTTGTTTGATTCATTCACCggcataattttcaaaaaaataccaCACGTAACTGGCACGTTCGGCCATTTGCTCcaattaaacaaaaaatatattaaaaataaaggagTAACCCAATGTGGTGCAATAAGTAAATCATCATGATTTTGCCGTTAATATCTTATTAATCATCAAGGCAAAAATGAATAGGATACAAACAAAAAATCTAGACTCTTCCTCTCTAGTGGATCATTAGACGCCACGTACCAAAAAATCTGAACTGGTTCAAGTATTCAAAAACGGCAAAACCTTCCCCACTTCCAGATGCTTTCAAATGTTCCAAAACCAACAAGCCTACATAGAAACAGCCAGAGAGGAAGAACAAGGAACAGAAGGCCTATGTTCCTTTCCATGATTCCCCGCTAGAATGAATGGAGGAGCTGCAGGGGGGCTTGATTAGCCTTCCGTTGGCTGTCATCTTCTTGAGGGTGAACCATCTTTTCGGTCTCTGCTTCAACGACACCACCGAAGTCCTTGCGAGCAGGAACATGCATTAGCTGCTGGGATGATATAATACCAGAAATGGCTTTCATAGCAGAAGCCATCAGGCTAATTGCCGGTTCTTGCCTTCCATCAAACGAATCAGATTTTTCTGATGGATCACCCTCCCGCTGTTGTGGTGGGGGCACGAAGAATGGTATTTTACTGAAGAGGGATTCTGCTGTCTTGATGGATGATCGTGATCATCTCCTCCTAGCAGAGAGATGGAAAGAGGAGGAGCACCCGCTTTTGTATGACATACGTTGGATGCTATGGAAGTGTCGGACTATCCAGATCAGGTACGTTCTTTAGGAGGCGAACCAAACGGTTGATTGGGTCGCCTTCTTCGCTGCTCAGCATTCCGGAGAGTTTCTATAGACCCAGCAGTCTCCAGTTCATTTTGCTTTTTGTAGTCTTCTATCATATAGCTAGTTGTGCTCATGTGAGAGCAATTTGAGCAGCCGACacacccccccaaaaaaaaaagaatggtaTTTTACCTCTTTGCCAATCATGAAGGATCATCTTTGCTGCAGTCATTAGATCAGGCTCGCCTCCCTGAAAATAATCCAGAAAAGGGTTTTGCTCTTCAGCACCCGTCACCTGCTATAATTCATTCATTGAAATGCAAGAGGCTTAAAGTGAAATTTGTCACCTTAAGGAATGGGAGATTCAACCAGGTCTTGCCGATGACAACCTATTAGATTAGAACAAAAATGAGCAGTAGCTAGTAGCTTATATctgcattaaaatatttttttttctgagaaaTGGCGAAACTACAGCTCGTATTTGCATGGAAGGGGGAATTTGATTTAGTTGAAAATTGAATTGAAGACAGAttgttttttgaattttaattttaaaagttaAATGCATTTGGCTtaattagaattttatttcttgatcaatcagagaTGTTGCCACTTACAGACATGAAAGATCTTGATTGCCTATGTTCTCCAGGCCTTGGCCAGCATAGCTCATGGTATAAATAACTTGCTCATGGCAACAGCAGCCGTTGGTGAAACATGGGAACTTGCGCATGGTAATGGATCTAAGCAGATAATAACTTAGCAAGTTTCCAGGGCTTAATTATTCAATATGATCTCAACCATGGATCTATAGCAGTGCTAGAAACTGTAATCTCTCTCTACAAATGAAAATTATCTAAATCGAGCAAAAAGTATGCATGCATCATCCCCTGTTATGGTTACTGTAATAAAGTTATCACTTGGCATAAGACTTTACCCATCTATTTCTTTGATTTCACCATCTATGGAAAGGATATGTGCCTTCTCTTCTAGCCCTAATTTGATCTAAGCTATTTCAATATTTTCGTTCTAGCTATCTTTCTAGTCCAACTTAACATATGATTCTTTATGAGATGAATAATTAATAACTTCCTGGTCTCCATCATAACTTTGGCATTATATCCTCCAAAATATTCTTCAGCAATTTTTTCTCTATTTCGCATTAGagtctacattttttttttttgcatgtttcaAATTCCAATAACAACTTACTCGTAAGTATATTATATAATTACTATTCAAGGATAATTTGTTGTTTTATCCTCCTCTTTCCTTTATGCTCTTACTATAAACTTTTCCAACTACTTCCGTATGTTTTATTAGTAGATCATAGAATACTTCAAAGGTTTTGCATGTGGATGATTCTTCTTTTGCAACGAGTAAACAATGAAAATATAAAGCATTTGATCCAATCACGAAAAGTCAGCTAAACGTTGTTTTACTTTCATATATAAATTGCTACCACAAATTCAGAGGAATTGAAAAGCAAAGAAACAAAACAGGCTTTTGGAAAGCAGGGTACCCACAATACCTGGAACTGGAATGATTGATGCTGCAAATTGCTTCAGGCATGGTTTACTTTGCCTCCTCGCTGGATAACCAGTTTTTGAAAAGATTACTACTTCACGTACCCCTTAGAGTAGCCCAAACGAGCGCCAAACCAGATTTTTTTGTGCCATACACAAAGGTAGGTGGTTCATGAAGGGCTTTTTTGCCCACTTTCATATTTTACCCTTGGCAGCAAATAATAACCCGATACACAAGGGTAGGTGGTTCATGATGCTTTATGATTGAAGCATGGTCGATGGAGCATCCTAAGCGGCCCAATTCGAGGCATCCCAAGCCATACCGACAGCGGACCGAGATGGTTCCAGCGACAAAATCGAGACCGGCTACaaaaggagagaaagagagagcaagagagggagggagagggagaggaagaaagagagagatcggctacgaggaagggagggagagaaagagaagaggcTGGCGCCCTAGCCAACGGAGGTCGGGGAGTAGCCGCGCGGAGGAGGCAAAGGCCAGGGAGCCTCGAAGGAGAGGCTCTATCTTCGGTCCTCTATTTCGCTCGAAACAGGGCCCGGAGAGGACCCCTTTTAATTTTACAAATTTTAAGTAAAAGTCGGCAAACCGCTTGCTCTACGCTGTAGTTTTCCAGCTTCCACTTCCTCCACACTGAAGCTCCCCAACCAACACCTTCTTAGTGCGGCGGCTCCCCGGCCCTCTGCTAGCTCTCTACCAGCctccctcttctctttttttctctcccatTCTTCCTCTCCCCCACCTCTTCTATTTTGTCGATACAAGGTTGGCACAACACGGTACAAGACCGTATCGACCCATACCGCCAGATAACCGGGCTGAGGCCCGATACTGAAACGGTAAATGCTAGCTTGAAGTGTCGGTTGAACATGCTAACTTTGGTCAAGTTGAACATAAGGCTATCTCTCACAGAACAGCAGGTTGGGGTAAAAGATGCtctaaaaaaatggaaaaacttGATAAAATTctgaatacaaaaaaaaaaacaaacgatTCACAACAAAAATAGACGGATATAATTATAGCCGCACAAGATAATAGGGCAAATATATTCCTCTTGAAGGAGGAATTGTCTGGATCAGTAGTCATTTCAGTGAGAAATCCATATTGTAAGTGGTAAACTTGCGATCGCCTTATCTTAGACCACTTGTGGTTCCCAGAGCCCAACATCGAGTCCAGTATATCAGAAAGAATTTACTTCAACAATAGGATGAAGCAAGTAATGCCGCAAAACTTatactaaatctgaaaattcatTCATAAATGCACTGACCACAATTTTCCTTCTACACCTCATCCATTTCAAACAACCAAAGAAGTTGATGATCTCAGGTGCGTGCCAGGGATATCCATCAGCTGATGATTAGTGAGCCAGGCCGGCAGATAGAGGGGGGATGGATTTGAAGGATGCGGACTCATCCGCGGGTGGCGcttttcatctggaaggtggcatggggctGCTTACCGACCAGGAGTTTATTAGCACGGCGTGGGATGAGGATCTCTAAGGGGTGCGAAGTGTGTATAGATACGGAGGAGACTATTGATCATGTTTTATTGCAGTGTCCCAGAGCTAGGGAGATTTGGAGGAGGTCACCGGCCCTATTGCCCCCACTCAGTTGAGTCGGCACAGGATTTGATTCATTGGTTGAGGGTCTCTATGCGGAGGCCCAGTACTGTTGATGCGGGGATTTGTTGGGCATACATGGCTTATCATATATGGTTGGACAGAAATTCTGGCGTGTTTGAAGGTAGAAGATTACCgccgaggatggtggtggatagAGCGACTCGTCATGCGAGGGAGATCATCACAGCTACCGCGAGGTTCTCTTCTGGGATGGCcggggacatctggggtacttCTTCCGCTGTCACAGCGCCCAGGTTCGtccttgtttcttgggtacccccaccccctggttatctcaaagtgaacttcgatggtagtATGTCGGTGGACGGAGTGGCCGGAGGCGTCAGTTTTGTGATCAGGGATCATCATGGGAGGATGATAGCAGCTGGTGGTCGTCGCACGCCTGGACTTACTGCTGTTGGGACGGAGTTGCGGGCAGCTTGGGAAGGGATATCCTTTGCCAGGCAGATACTGGGTGCTGAGCGGCTCTGCCTTGAGGGGGACTCCTCTGTGGTGATTGATTGGGCTCGTGGATTGGATAGATATGGTGATGGCCATCCCCTTATCCGTGATATCCGTAGGTTGGCTCAGGAGTTGAGCGATTTTCAGGCTCTACACGTTTTCCGGGAGGCAAACCGTGCAGCTGATTGGGTGGCCTCCTATGTAGCCCGACATTCTGGAGAGATCATTTGGACATCGGTAGGAGGGATACCCCCTATCTTGTACTCTTTTTTTGCTTCCGAtatggcaggatgtactcaagttagagctatatgaaatgccgttttcaccaaaaaaaaaaaaaaaaaaagaagttttcttcatcttcttgcAATTTAAGTGATTCATCATTACCATGCGTGACAACAAGATAATATACAATAATAACCAGTCTAGAGACTCTATTCTATCTACTAAAAAGATAATCTTCAATCCACTTTGCTTTGCAACTAAATGCTTTGCACATGCAGATTAATCACACCATACTAGAATCAAAATTGGCGGGCCatccatttcatcatttcaacgATTTCTTTGCAAGCAGCTCTGAAACAAAAACATTACAACAATAAAAACCTCATTGAACAGACATTTACTACACACAGCAATAAGAACCATGTTTTACATATACTTTGATAGGTTTAAATGGACAAATTTATAATCTTTCTAACCACAAACAAATGCAAAGCAGTCTCTGAGTAATTATCATGACCATGGAGCAATTATTACAAATAGCCGCTTGCATCTCAAGGAGAAATAACCATATTAAAATAGGCTGCTACTTCACCTATACAACTACCATTAGTAAAATTAAAAATGTCAGACATCCAATAGAAATGCAACAAAAGAATTGACCACTAAAATATGGATTCAGAAAACGTAATTTAGATAGACACAAACCTGTAGCAATCTATAGGGAACCAGAAGACGCACCTGCTCCACGGCTGAAGAAAAGAAATGGAGAAAACACCAGCACAAACTTCCATTACAGACAACAGCTCAATGTAGTATATAGATTTCGATCACaaaccccccacccccccttCATCCATTCCATTTCACTTGTCAGCTCGAGATTTAGCAATCAAAATCCATAGACCTCACGAATTTATGACAATAAGAAGAAACGGGTATACAAACAAGTTTAAATTCTTCAAGCAAAGCTTCAAACTTCCATTCCATAATTAGAACACTACACCTTTTTTATCCCACAACTGACGCAAGAGGATTTACAGCCAAATACGGACAAAGCAAGAAGAAAACCAAACCCTCGCACAAGCGCTAACCCCACACAATCCCAATCCCACCGCCACCGCCCAGCAGGACATCAGCCGCCGAAGCCATAGAGAGTCCTGCCTTGGCGCTTGAGGGCGTAGACGACGTCCATGGCGGTAACGGTCTTCCGGCGGGCGTGCTCGGTGTAGGTGACGGCGTCGCGGATGACGTTCTCGAGGAAGATCTTGAGGACTCCCCGGGTCTCTTCGTAGATGAGGCCGCTGATCCGCTTCACGCCACCGCGGCGGGCGAGGCGGCGGATCGCCGGCTTGGTGATGCCCTGGATATTGTCGCGGAGGACCTTGCGGTGGCGCTTCGCCCCGCCCTTACCCAAGCCCTTGCCTCCCTTGCCGCGGCCCGACATGGCGTCGATCTACCGAATTCGAAGATAAAAGGGACGCAAATAAGCTCACTTTGTAACTTGAGATGATAAATTAGAGATTTGGAGGCGAGAATCGACAAACGGGGAGGGGATTTTATAGAGGATTCGAGAGGGGGAAGGGATGCGAGGTTTGGATTTAGGTGAGGAGGGAGAGGGGAGTCGATCCGTGGGAGGGGTGTTTATGGCGGTTGGATTCGTGATGGACGATACTCATGGGTTGGGATAGGTTGGTGCGGATTGCTGACGTGTCGGGTGAATGAGGGTGCTTGCGCACGTGACGGTGGGGCTCGACGGCCCGGGGAGATGGGGCTGGCTTGGTGGAGAATTACGGCAATGCCCTGTACGTGGAGAGCGGCGTGCGGCCCCACCTGGTGAAACGTGCACGCCCGGGATaagttaatttttttattattattacagcGGTTACTTATACCGGTAGTGTGAGCTCACATAACAAAAtcaggagaggaaaaaaaaaaaaaagtacacaGCAAAAAGCAGCAAGAATcagcccccaaaaaaaaaaaaaaacctcccaTACGATGTGCCGCATAAAAAGCGACTTAATCCGCTATAATATTTACCTTCTGATAAATATGAGAGACTCAAAAAGAATCACACTCTTCTATAAGCCTTCAAATATCTTGAAGAGGTGGGTGCCGATCATTACAGACATGCTGCCCTCGAATCCACTTAATATCTTTAATTCCGAAAAAATCTAAATGTGAGGAAAAACTTATTTGATCGcatgattacaaataaaatgtCTGTGATCCATGATTAAagaattttctctttttcttcttttcagaaCTATTAAAGCATTTTTAAAGAATGGATAAATTAGAATTAAGTAGGTTCGAATGTTAGTATATTCATATATGTATCTGTTTTTCTCTAgtgaatataaatatagatagcAAAACGTTATATCATGTTTActttaaataaatatgaataggAATTGGATGCTAAATGTATGAATATAGATATGAATACAACAtgaataattaaactttatatcTATGAAATCAAAATTATTACTGAGTAGATCGTAAATTAAGTAAATAAACTATTAAAAGggtcatttttaaaaaaaaaagtttatgaGTTTTATGTAAGCTTAAATAGTATTATAAATAAAACCGGATATTTGGATACATATAAGATAGTTGTCTgttcatatctatatttatttaatacatatgaatataaatatgcAAATTAGTTGGATGCTCAAATTTGTATTCATATCCAAATAAATTTggatataaaatagatttatatGAATATTCTCCGATCTGTTTTCACACTTAGGGTTTgtgaaaattttgattttgctgacaaaaagaaaagaaaattgagaaaaaaattaaataggaaggaaaagaaaaaggaacaacTTGGATTTATTAGATGTGAAGCGGCATTGCATTGCCTAAAAGCTGTTTAAAACGTATTGATTACGGCATTGACTATTTAGTGGTTTACTTCTTCTTTTGGTATAGAACTAATGAACTTTACCTCTTTGACCaaacaaattatttcaaaattaatgaattttcttttagattaaataattaatagctAAAATATATTTCCAGATTTGAGCTGGCtagatatttaatttttttttttttttttttttttgctgaaccgGGTGCTTCATACAGACCGTgtatgaatacacccaataagatcaaaatacaataTCTCACGGAGTGCCAAAGGCAGCTCCCCCTCCCCTGACCAAAGGGCGTAACCCGAATGGTGGGCCGCATAGGCGGCTACCCAATCAGCCGCCCCATTGGTCTCCCGAAATACATGCATGGCCTGGGTGGCCCCCCCATCTCTCATCATCCTGACTATGTCGCGGATCAAGGGGTGGTTTGAGCTCTCACCCCTCAACCCCTGCTGAATCCATCCAATAACGGTagctgagtcgccctccaaaatAATCGGGCTGGTCCGCATCATCGCCCGTGCATGTCGAATCCCCGCCCAGGCAGCGTGCAGCTCAGCTCCCGGGACTGATGTAGCGAACAAGCGGCAGCCGCCTGCAGCCACAACTCTGGACTGCGGGTCCCATATGACAAAACCTGCACCACCTCTCGAGCCGCCATCCAACacagacccatcaaagttgaccttgaggaagcacgggggtgggggctcccaggtgaaaaacaccgtctgaggagctgccggagcaaggggggaaccccaggtgtcccgagctgtcaaaggtctaaCTGTGGAAGGGATATGGCTGATCTCCGTGGCCTGTGCTCGAGCAAACTCTGCtacaaacctcggtgacaccctacGCTGGCCGAGAGTACGAgcattccttgccagccagatctgaagGGCCGTGCAAGTCGCTCTGATACCCTCCTCATGAGTCTGCGGACTCGCTAGCCACTGCCGCATCATACTAAGGAACTGAATCCGCGCACATCGGGCCCCCTGCGGGATCCCTGTACACTGCCATGTCGACATCGCCCAAGTACACTGAAAGAGCACATGGTCCACTGTCTCCTCAGCTCCGCACGTCCCGCACTCCGCAGGGATCCCCCAGCCACGCCTGCTCAAcactgctctcgtcggaaggcggtccCAGAACACCTTCCACAAAAAGAGAGCTGCCCTCGGGTGGAGGCCGGACCTCCAGATCCAAGCGCAATCTGACCCCGGCTCGTGCTCTGGCTGAATGGCACGGGATAGGTCTCCCAGTCTAACACCGgctgatatttaaatttttctcCAACTAAAACTAAAACTAGAACATCTAACATTGATCCATTTATTGTACATACAATTCATTGCATGTTTTATTTTCTCGCAGTCTCCTTGATACCGCCTAGATGACCATCGATAGCAACAAATGATTTAATAGATAAAAATGGCCAATATAAATGTTGCTTTCCTAATCACACCATGCTTATAGATGGAAAATTGAGCTCTCCATTATGTAAGTCAAATATGGATTTGCACGAACTCTAATTGGAAATTTTACATACAATGACCTCCAAATAAGAAGCCCTATACACATCATCATTCATTTCAGCAGATATCTTGGAGAGCTTTGAAATCGGAGATATCAGTGAACTGAGCTATGActaggggctcgtttggttcgcagaaaaagaagggggaaaagtatggtcaacgagaaagtaatgagatgtctcttgtttggttggagttttcaaaggagagagacggaaaagttgtattcctatgGAACATGATTTCCACaattcatgggaaagtaactttcccatgagaaacatgtaaAAGTTACTTTCCTATGAGGcgagaatcactccatttttattttttccaaaaagtcccttcagcattaaagaaacattaaaaacctaatttttattaagggtataataggaattatacataactttttcagaaaagttgatcgccaaccaaacataagtactttataaatttgtcacttttctatagtcaaccaaacatgccaaaactaTTTTCTTAAGCATCCTCTTCATAGAAATTTGTTTTgcagaaatcatatttttagaaggaaaaatgcttcccacgaaccaaacgGGTCTTAGATGGGTGATTTGTCGCGGTACCGTACATAGGTCAAGCTTGGGCTTCCGagtggcccggcccggcccgagtGGAAGGCTGGATACACCTTGTGGTCCACTCCAGCTAGGgcagaaaaagaaaatcctcACCGCTGGGTCACTGGAAGCAAATAGTCACCGATCCTCTCAGGAACGGCAATACGGCATCAAATAAACCTAGGAGGCGCAAAAGTAGCGCTCGTTACCGCGGAGGTTCCGATCCCCTCTTCTCGCTTCCTCGCTGGCTTTTGAGTACGACTCGAAAGCGAACTCCGACCCATCGGAGAGGCGGAAGAGAAGCATCCAAAGAATAACCAAGGGGACGAAAGGAGATCGAAAGAGAgcgagaagaagagggagagggagagcgatcggaggaggagatggagcTTTGCTCCGAAGAAGCGGTGAAGTACGTGTGGGAGGGAGCGATCCCTCTCCAGATCCATCTCCACGAATCCGAGGTCACcaccctccctcctcctccgccgatcCTGGTAATTCCCTCTCCTCTCTATCCCTCTCAATCCATCGCGGAAAGTGTTTTATTGGGACGATACAAGAAGGAAGTTATTGAAGAAGATAGATGAAATTTTGCCCTTTATGTGTTTCGATGAAATAAAGTGTTACTTTTCAATTGTACATGGTATTGAGACTGTTTTCGACATATCTTTATGCGTCCTAATCGGTAGATGGGACCAAAGCTTGTGCAATGGACACTATAACCTGGGCTGCATcatgattttaacttgttcatCCCTGGTATCACATTCACATGAAATGTGGATGATATGTTGACTATTTGACTTCATTAGTTTCTATACACATCTACGCAGGACGATATTCATTTTGTTATAATTTGTCtaccttccttttttttatgctAAACTAGATGACGATATTTGATTCCATTGCTTGAGAAACCATGAGGAGATGCTGTTGCCTAACAGGGACTTATCAAGTCTTGCATTTCGCCGATTATTTTGCCAGTGCCAATTTTCAACTCCATGTCtgctctctgtgtgtgtgtgtgtgtgtgtgtgtgtgtgtgtgtgtgtgtgtgtgtgtgtgtatgggtGTATGTGCGTGTATGCGTGCGTGTGTTTCTGTCTGTCCATCAATCTGTCTATACGTGTGTAAGTCTCGTGTCCTGAGAGTTACAAATAATATGGCTAATCACAATTTTTCTTTAGTTGCTCTCCTTGATTGGCTCCGATACCTTGAACATTTCTGCTTCACCTAGCATGTTATGGCTGTTTGATATACTTGCCTATCAACATAACTGGTGCAGATATAAGTTTGGTTTCAAGTGCAGTCATGTCTTACACTCATTTATCTTtgcattaattatataataaaatctAAATAAGGTTGGACTATCTACATGTTTAAATGCATTTTTACATTTTTCATGTGCAAATAGTTGCACATATATAACAGTTTGACTAGAATTCATGCAAATATTGCTTTAGTTCTATCTGCCTATGTGACCCTAGTTCTG
Proteins encoded in this window:
- the LOC103718014 gene encoding histone H4, giving the protein MSGRGKGGKGLGKGGAKRHRKVLRDNIQGITKPAIRRLARRGGVKRISGLIYEETRGVLKIFLENVIRDAVTYTEHARRKTVTAMDVVYALKRQGRTLYGFGG